From a single Chlamydia muridarum str. Nigg genomic region:
- the inaC gene encoding inclusion membrane protein InaC has product MTILSNDGTSEFVTSFINEVEMAKAAQFSRKDSIVKSFCVAGLISIIAGVAGLLTMGIVGCSMAAGWGLLGAIVASVVVAVGLCCLSVAVCLLVKKSNLWSKEHQLWMEMKSKFQSLLAEATTAAKALQEEVNNISIGWKNDTEIYKEDVSGYENVLEEQSLQLTQMRDQCGALQKENSSLRKKVFLHDMKALRESVKAGKQRLGIKKGRRASIS; this is encoded by the coding sequence ATGACTATTCTTTCTAATGATGGGACCTCCGAGTTCGTGACTTCTTTTATTAACGAAGTCGAAATGGCTAAGGCTGCGCAATTCTCTCGAAAGGATTCTATTGTTAAATCATTCTGTGTTGCGGGATTGATCAGCATAATAGCTGGAGTTGCTGGACTCTTGACAATGGGGATAGTAGGATGTTCTATGGCCGCTGGCTGGGGACTACTGGGAGCTATTGTTGCTTCGGTAGTTGTAGCTGTTGGTTTATGTTGTTTATCAGTAGCTGTTTGTTTGCTAGTTAAAAAATCTAATTTATGGAGTAAAGAACATCAGCTTTGGATGGAGATGAAATCGAAGTTTCAAAGCTTGCTAGCAGAGGCTACGACAGCTGCCAAGGCATTACAAGAAGAAGTAAATAATATTTCAATAGGATGGAAAAATGATACAGAGATATATAAGGAAGATGTCTCTGGATATGAAAATGTTCTGGAGGAGCAATCTTTGCAACTTACACAGATGCGTGATCAGTGCGGTGCTCTTCAGAAGGAGAATTCTTCGTTGCGGAAGAAGGTATTTCTGCATGATATGAAAGCTTTGCGAGAGTCCGTTAAGGCTGGTAAACAAAGGCTAGGTATAAAAAAGGGGAGACGTGCTTCGATTTCTTAA
- a CDS encoding YtxH domain-containing protein, with the protein MFKSQKPKKNKCCMWLRGVLFGGILATLLTSLFVPKSGIQLRKKLLRVKTSGTKKGRALLRNSKHHTREFAEQTKTLAKNISKEIQDFTQSIIDESRRD; encoded by the coding sequence ATGTTCAAAAGCCAAAAACCTAAAAAAAATAAATGTTGTATGTGGTTACGTGGCGTCCTATTCGGAGGCATTCTAGCTACGCTACTTACTAGTCTTTTTGTCCCTAAAAGTGGAATTCAGCTCAGAAAAAAGCTCCTTCGAGTCAAAACGTCCGGCACGAAAAAAGGACGAGCGTTACTCCGAAATTCTAAACACCATACACGAGAATTCGCTGAACAAACAAAAACTCTAGCAAAGAACATTTCCAAAGAAATTCAGGATTTTACTCAATCGATTATTGACGAAAGTCGTCGTGATTAG